In one Streptomyces sp. NBC_01241 genomic region, the following are encoded:
- a CDS encoding IucA/IucC family protein, whose amino-acid sequence MNPTPAPQADGPPPTQQRGQDAYTGNLVVEHTTVPRQKAAPHDERYAPKCPNTGAAPADLLDHPDPLRAADTAGAENLLRCWVRESDLSRPAGDTLRIPLPASGTALLVPVVYWSATGWHRFGTPVLEGAPEGAPTADAVTVAALLGREADHHEGADLVARVADSVRRTAGFIAERRRTPDAPPEADFFLTAEQSLLLGHPLHPTPKSREGLSDSESRRYSPELHGSFPLHWMAVDRSVLATDSAWTDGGRPVPATELVTSHAGGVRLPDNTAPIPLHPWQARELGHRPEVIALLDAGLLHDLGPHGKHWHPTSSVRTVHQPGAEVMLKLSLGVRITNSRRENLRKELHRGVEVHRLLRSGLAAQWHAVHPGFDIVRDPAWLAVDGPDGEPVAGLDVMLRHNPFGLYDDAVCIAALTAPRPWPGRAGMCSRLVQIVLSLAAATGRAVGAVATEWFLRYLDRVVRPVLWLDAHAGVALEAHQQNTLVLLDPHGWPVGGRYRDNQGYYFRESHRAALEHRLPGIGSVSDTFVSDAVTDERFAYYLGINNVFGLIGAFGAQRLADEHVLIAAFRRFLGSATALGSPLPAHLLDNPQLRCKANLLTRLHGLDELVGPVDTQSVYVTIANPLYV is encoded by the coding sequence GTGAACCCCACCCCCGCGCCCCAGGCCGACGGCCCTCCCCCCACCCAGCAGCGAGGACAGGACGCATACACCGGCAACCTCGTCGTCGAGCACACCACCGTGCCGCGCCAGAAGGCGGCACCGCACGACGAGCGCTACGCCCCGAAGTGCCCGAACACCGGCGCGGCACCCGCCGATCTCCTCGACCATCCGGATCCGCTGCGCGCCGCCGACACGGCGGGTGCCGAGAACCTGCTCCGCTGCTGGGTCCGGGAGAGCGACCTTTCCCGGCCGGCCGGGGACACCCTCCGGATCCCCCTCCCCGCAAGCGGAACCGCACTGCTCGTCCCCGTCGTCTACTGGTCCGCGACGGGCTGGCACCGCTTCGGCACGCCTGTCCTGGAGGGGGCGCCCGAAGGAGCGCCGACGGCCGACGCCGTCACGGTCGCCGCTCTCCTGGGGCGCGAGGCCGACCACCACGAAGGCGCCGACTTGGTGGCCCGGGTCGCCGACTCGGTACGGCGGACCGCCGGCTTCATCGCCGAACGGCGCCGCACTCCGGACGCTCCGCCGGAAGCGGACTTCTTCCTCACCGCCGAGCAGTCACTTCTCCTGGGACACCCGCTCCACCCCACCCCCAAGAGCCGCGAGGGCCTTTCCGACTCCGAATCCCGCCGCTACTCACCCGAGTTGCACGGCTCCTTCCCGCTGCACTGGATGGCCGTCGACCGGTCCGTGCTGGCCACGGACTCCGCCTGGACCGACGGAGGGCGTCCCGTACCGGCCACGGAACTGGTCACCTCCCACGCCGGAGGAGTGCGGCTCCCCGACAACACCGCACCGATTCCGCTCCACCCCTGGCAGGCCCGCGAACTCGGCCACCGGCCCGAAGTGATCGCCCTGCTCGACGCCGGACTCCTTCACGACCTGGGACCGCACGGGAAGCACTGGCACCCCACCTCTTCCGTCCGTACCGTGCATCAGCCAGGTGCCGAGGTCATGCTCAAGCTCTCCCTCGGTGTCCGCATCACCAACTCCCGTCGTGAGAACCTCCGCAAGGAACTCCACCGCGGAGTAGAGGTCCACCGGCTGCTCCGCAGCGGACTCGCTGCGCAGTGGCACGCCGTCCACCCGGGCTTCGACATCGTCCGCGACCCCGCCTGGCTCGCCGTCGACGGCCCGGACGGAGAGCCCGTCGCGGGCCTCGACGTGATGCTGCGCCACAACCCGTTCGGCCTGTACGACGACGCCGTCTGCATCGCCGCGCTCACTGCCCCGCGCCCCTGGCCCGGCCGGGCCGGCATGTGTTCCCGCCTCGTCCAGATCGTTCTCTCCCTGGCCGCCGCTACCGGAAGAGCTGTGGGAGCCGTCGCCACCGAGTGGTTCCTGCGCTACCTCGACCGCGTCGTACGCCCCGTGCTCTGGCTCGACGCCCACGCGGGCGTGGCGCTCGAAGCCCACCAGCAGAACACCCTGGTGCTGCTCGACCCGCACGGCTGGCCCGTCGGCGGCCGGTACCGCGACAACCAGGGCTACTACTTCCGGGAGTCCCACCGCGCAGCACTGGAGCACCGGCTCCCCGGCATCGGATCGGTCAGCGACACCTTCGTCTCCGACGCGGTCACCGACGAACGGTTCGCCTACTACCTCGGCATCAACAATGTGTTCGGCCTGATCGGAGCCTTCGGCGCCCAGCGCCTCGCCGACGAGCACGTGCTCATCGCCGCGTTCCGTCGGTTCCTCGGCTCTGCCACGGCACTCGGCTCACCGCTGCCCGCACATCTGCTGGACAACCCCCAACTGCGGTGCAAGGCCAATCTGCTGACCCGGTTGCACGGCCTCGACGAGCTCGTCGGGCCTGTCGACACCCAGTCCGTGTACGTCACCATTGCCAACCCCTTGTATGTCTGA
- a CDS encoding GNAT family N-acetyltransferase, with translation MAPADAHTDAGPGPAPQTDTGTDDTLDLPLSEELLAVFGEDTPATAVQPLPPIGPASSAPDGAGPAAGARATVSRAASSALLDHPADWGPVATPAGVFQLVPVRLERDLAVISRWMNDAAVSAFWELAGSEAVTVAHLRPQLDGDGRSVPCLGVLAGVPMSYWEIYRADLDPLARHYPARPHDTGIHLLIGGVNDRGRGVGTTLLRAVADLVLDNRPLCARVVAEPDLRNTPSVSAFLSAGFRFFAEVELPDKRAALMIRDRTHRAQL, from the coding sequence GTGGCTCCCGCCGATGCGCACACCGACGCCGGTCCCGGACCTGCCCCACAGACCGACACGGGCACCGACGACACCCTGGACCTGCCGCTCTCCGAAGAACTCCTCGCCGTGTTCGGGGAGGACACACCGGCCACCGCCGTACAACCGCTGCCGCCGATCGGGCCCGCGTCATCCGCACCGGATGGCGCGGGCCCGGCCGCGGGCGCGCGGGCGACCGTGAGCAGAGCGGCCTCCTCCGCTCTGCTCGACCACCCCGCAGACTGGGGGCCGGTGGCCACCCCGGCCGGTGTGTTCCAACTCGTCCCCGTGCGGCTGGAGCGCGATCTCGCCGTGATCAGCCGCTGGATGAACGACGCGGCGGTCTCGGCGTTCTGGGAACTCGCCGGATCCGAAGCCGTCACAGTCGCTCATCTGCGTCCTCAGCTCGACGGTGATGGACGCAGCGTCCCGTGCCTCGGCGTGCTGGCCGGCGTCCCCATGAGCTATTGGGAGATCTACCGCGCGGATCTCGATCCGCTGGCGCGCCACTACCCCGCTCGCCCGCACGACACCGGAATCCACCTTCTCATCGGTGGCGTGAACGACCGTGGACGCGGTGTCGGTACGACCCTGCTCCGGGCCGTCGCCGACCTCGTACTCGACAACCGCCCCCTGTGCGCGCGGGTTGTCGCGGAGCCCGATCTGCGTAACACCCCGTCCGTCTCCGCCTTCCTGAGTGCCGGCTTCCGCTTCTTCGCGGAAGTCGAACTCCCCGACAAACGAGCCGCCCTGATGATCCGCGACCGAACCCACCGTGCCCAGCTGTGA